The window CGATTGGATGGTGTCGCCTCCGGCCGCATCAGGCATACTTGAGAAAGCGAGACTGGGGTTTGGAGGCCCGAGATGACGACTAACACCAACGGCAGCCGCGAGACCGGCACCTTCACCGCCAAGGCCGGCCTGGCCAGGATGCTCAAGGGCGGCGTGATCATGGACGTCGTCACGCCCGAGCACGCCAAGATCGCCGAAGAAGCCGGCGCCTGCGCCGTCATGGCCCTGGAGCGCGTCCCGGCCGACATCCGCGCCGCCGGCGGCGTCGCCCGCATGTCCGACCCCGAGGTCATCCTGCGCATCATGGACGCCGTCTCCATCCCCGTGATGGCGAAGTGCCGCATCGGCCACTTCGTCGAGGCCCAGGTCCTCGAAGCCCTCGGCGTCGACTACATCGACGAGTCCGAAGTGCTGACCCCGGCGGACGAAACCCACCACGTCGACAAGCACCAGTTCAAGGTGCCCTTCGTCTGCGGCTGCCGCGACCTCGGCGAGGCCCTGCGCCGCATCAGCGAAGGCGCCGCCATGATCCGCACCAAGGGCGAGGCCGGCACCGGCAACGTCGTCGAAGCCGTCCGCCACATGCGCCAGGTGATGGACGACATCCGCCGCATCCAGAACATGCCCGACGACGAGCTCTACGCCGAAGCCAAGCGCCTGGGCGCGCCCGTGGAGCTAGTGAAGGAAGTCAAGGCGCAGGGGCGCCTGCCAGTCGTCATGTTCACTGCCGGCGGCATCGCCACGCCCGCCGACGCCGCCCTCATGATGCAACTGGGCGCTGACGGCGTCTTCGTCGGCTCCGGCATCTTCAAGTCCGAGAACCCGGAGGTCCGCGCCAAGGCCATCGTCAAGGCGACTACACACTTCCGCGACGCCAAGATCATCGCGGAGGTGTCGCGCGGCCTGGGCGAGGCCATGCGCGGCCTCGAGATCGGCGCCATCCCGGCGGAACAGCTGCTCGCGACGCGCGGCTGGTAGGTCAGCAGGTCAGCGCATCAGCGCTTCAGCCCGTCAGGCCAATCAGGCGCCTGCTAACTGCCAGCTGCTTAACCCTGACCTGCTGAAGCGCTGACCTGCCGACCTGGTAAGTGCTGACCTGCTGAAATGCTGAAATGCTGACCTGCTGACCTGCTCCCCGATCACCTCCCCTCAAACCGCGGCCGCCTCTTCTCCTGAAAGGCCCTGCGGCCCTCCTCCCGGTCGGCAGTCTGGTTCGCGAACGTCTGCGCCACCGCCTGATAGTCGAACGTCGCATCGAGGTCCCGCCACCAGCCCTTGTAAATCGCTGCCTTCGTAAGCCCAATCGCGCGCGTCGGGCCGGCAGCTAGAGCGCGCGCTAACTCCAGCGAAGCTGACTCGAGTTCGGCGTCCGCCACCACCCGGTTCACCAGGCCCAGGCGTTCTGCCCGCTCGGCGCCGATGCTCTCGCCCGTGAACGCCATCTCGAGCGCGATGCCGAGCGGCACGGCGTAGTGCGTCTGGTTCACGCCCGTCGCCATGCCCCACTTCACGAAAGGCAGCGCCATGTCCAGCGTGTCCGAAGCGATGCGGATGTCCGTCCCCATCGCCAGGTTGAAGCCGGCGCCGTGGGCGTGGCCCCGTATGGCGCCGACCACCGGCTTGGGCAGGCGCCGCATCGTGTTCACCACCACCGTCCAGCGGTACGGCGCGAAGACGTAGTCCTTCACGGCGTCCGGCCCGCGGGCGCGCGGATAGCCCTCGCTCTCCATGCCGCTGAGGTCGTCCCCGGAGCAGAAGGAGCGCCCCGCGCCCGTAAGGACGACCGCCCGCACACCCTCGTCCTCCTCCAGCCGCCGCAGGGCGTCCACGAGCTCGTAGCCCATGCGCACGTTGACCGCGTTGAGCTTTTCGGGGCGGTTCAGGGTGATGCGGCCGACGCCGCCGTCGAGGGTCTCCAGGAAAATAGTCTCGTATGGTTCCATGGCCAGCGCTCCTCCTGCTACGGCGCGCAGTCTACCGCGGCGGCGAAAGCCACTGACACCCCTGCGGCCCGTCATTGCGAGGGCGTCAGCCCGAAGCAACCATCGACATCTGGACTGCTCCGAGGCCCTTTGCTGGCGATGGCGCCGCCAGAGCTTGCTTCGCCCTATCGGGCTCGCAATGACGCCTGCGCCCCCGTCATTGCGGCGTCAGCCTCAAGCAACCCCGGCGTCAGCACCCGTCCGAGGGCCCGCTGCACGCGATGGCGCCGCCAAAGCTTGCTTCGCCCTATCGGGCTCGCAATGACGGCTGCGGCCCGTCATTGCGAGGGCGCCAGCCCGAAGCAACCCTTGGCGCTGCTCCGTGCCGGCAAGGAGCAGACATTTTAGAACACCTGTGCTAGAATAGCCCTGCTCCGACCCCGCCCGGAGCAATAGGGGCAGGTGCTCTTGCGGGTTGCCTTCGTTTTCATCCCCCGCTTCGCCCCCGCCGTCGAAGCGCTGCGCCACCCCTCCCTGGCCGGGGCACCGCTGCTGGTGGGGGAAGGCGAGCAACCGAAACGGGTCGCCGACTGCTCGGTCGAGGCCTCGCTGGCCGGTGTGCGGCCGGGCATGCGCCTGCGCGAGGCGCTCAGCCTCTGCCCCGGCGCCGTCGTCCTCGTCCCGGACGCCGTACTCTATGCCGCCACCTGGGAGAAGGCGCTGGCGGCGCTCGACGAGATATCGCCCGAGGTCGAGGACGCCGGCCACGGCCGCGCCTACCTCAACGCCGGCGGCCTCGCCGGGCACTATCGCGACGAACGCGGACTGGCGGACCGCATCCAGGACGCGGTGCGCGCAGCCTCCGGACTCAGGGCTGCCGTCGGCATTGCCGGCAGCAAGTTCTCCGCCTACGCCGCCGCCACAGTCGCGCACGAGCGCGGCGAGCCCGTGGTCGTCGACGACGACGCCGCCGCCGGGTTCCTGGCGCCGCTGCCGGCCTCCCTGCTCGACGTCAACCGGGAGTTAATAGACCGCCTGCGCATCTTCGGCCTCGACACCATCGGCGAAGTCGCGCGCATTACCCTGCCGCAGCTCCAGGCGCAGTTCGGGCCCGAGGGACGGCGGCTGTGGAAGCTCGCGAACGGCCTCGACGATGACCCCCTGCGGCCGCGGCCGCGAGCGGAATCAGTGCAGGCCAGCCTCTCGTTCGAGGCGCCGGTCGGCGGCATCGACATTCTCGTGGCGGCGGGCAAGCAGTTGCTCTCGCGCCTGCGGTTGCCGCTGCGCGGCCGCGCCGTGCGCCAGATGACCCTGCAGGCGGAGCTGGCCTCCGGGCGCGGCTGGGAGCGCCAGGTGGTCCTGCGCGAGGCGGTGAGCGACAACGACCGCCTCTCCTTCGTCCTGCGCTCGACCCTGCAGAACGCGCCACCGCCGAACGCGGTGCGCAGCCTCACGCTGCGCCTCTCGAAGCTGGCCGGCGAGACGGGTAAGCAGATGTACATGGGAGAAAGGGGGCGGCTCGAGCACCAGTTGCAGGAGGCGATCAGGCAGCTCAAGGCGCGCTACGGCGCCTCGCCGATCTACCGCTGCGTGGACGTGGAACCATGGTCCGTAATACCGGAAGAACGCCAGATACTCATCGAGTCCGACGTCTGAAGGCGCCGCGGCCCATCGAGGTGGAGGCGGACGCTGAGGGCGTGCCGCGGCGCCTGCGCCAGGCTTCGCCCGGGGCCGAAAAAAGCGAAACCGCCAGACAAATTCCCGCCGCGGCTGGCAAGGGCAGGCAGGTACCGCGCCCTCCATCCCCGCTTCCTCCGCACCGCCCATCCCGGAAAGACAACGCCTGGCAGGAGGTCACCCTCCTGCGCCGGCCCTGGCGCATCGACCAGCACTGGTGGCGCGACGCGGTCAGCCGCATGTACTTCCGCGTAGCCCCGGAGGGCGGCCCGCCGATCACCATCTACCAAGACCTCATTACCGGCGAGTGGTACCGCCAGGAGTACTGATGGACGCGCGCCACCCCCTCCACGCCGGCTACATGATGGGCTGGGGCCATTACGGCCATCACGGCGGCCGGCCGACGCCCGATCTCCCCCGGCCCGAAGCTCGCGCCGAGTCGAGGTACGTCGAGCTGCACTGCCACAGCGCCTTCTCCCTGCACGAGGGCACCTCGCTGCCCGCGGAGCTGGTCGACAGGGCGAAGGCGCTCGGTTATCGCGCCCTCGCCCTCACCGACCACGACAGCCTCGCCGGAGCGATGCAGTTCGCCCAGCAGGCGAAGCTGCAAGGGGTCCAGGCGGTCATCGGCGCCGAGGTCACCCTCGAAGGCGGCGCCCACCTCACGCTGCTCGCGGAGACGCCGCGCGGCTACGCCAACATCTCGCGCCTGATCAGCCGCGCCAACCTGAACTCGCCCCGCGGCCAGCCTCGCGTCCGCTTCGAATGGCTGCCGGAGCACGCCGAGGGCGTGAT of the Dehalococcoidia bacterium genome contains:
- a CDS encoding enoyl-CoA hydratase/isomerase family protein; translated protein: MEPYETIFLETLDGGVGRITLNRPEKLNAVNVRMGYELVDALRRLEEDEGVRAVVLTGAGRSFCSGDDLSGMESEGYPRARGPDAVKDYVFAPYRWTVVVNTMRRLPKPVVGAIRGHAHGAGFNLAMGTDIRIASDTLDMALPFVKWGMATGVNQTHYAVPLGIALEMAFTGESIGAERAERLGLVNRVVADAELESASLELARALAAGPTRAIGLTKAAIYKGWWRDLDATFDYQAVAQTFANQTADREEGRRAFQEKRRPRFEGR
- a CDS encoding DNA polymerase Y family protein; its protein translation is MLLRVAFVFIPRFAPAVEALRHPSLAGAPLLVGEGEQPKRVADCSVEASLAGVRPGMRLREALSLCPGAVVLVPDAVLYAATWEKALAALDEISPEVEDAGHGRAYLNAGGLAGHYRDERGLADRIQDAVRAASGLRAAVGIAGSKFSAYAAATVAHERGEPVVVDDDAAAGFLAPLPASLLDVNRELIDRLRIFGLDTIGEVARITLPQLQAQFGPEGRRLWKLANGLDDDPLRPRPRAESVQASLSFEAPVGGIDILVAAGKQLLSRLRLPLRGRAVRQMTLQAELASGRGWERQVVLREAVSDNDRLSFVLRSTLQNAPPPNAVRSLTLRLSKLAGETGKQMYMGERGRLEHQLQEAIRQLKARYGASPIYRCVDVEPWSVIPEERQILIESDV
- the pdxS gene encoding pyridoxal 5'-phosphate synthase lyase subunit PdxS; translation: MTTNTNGSRETGTFTAKAGLARMLKGGVIMDVVTPEHAKIAEEAGACAVMALERVPADIRAAGGVARMSDPEVILRIMDAVSIPVMAKCRIGHFVEAQVLEALGVDYIDESEVLTPADETHHVDKHQFKVPFVCGCRDLGEALRRISEGAAMIRTKGEAGTGNVVEAVRHMRQVMDDIRRIQNMPDDELYAEAKRLGAPVELVKEVKAQGRLPVVMFTAGGIATPADAALMMQLGADGVFVGSGIFKSENPEVRAKAIVKATTHFRDAKIIAEVSRGLGEAMRGLEIGAIPAEQLLATRGW